One window of Biomphalaria glabrata chromosome 6, xgBioGlab47.1, whole genome shotgun sequence genomic DNA carries:
- the LOC106069429 gene encoding MLX-interacting protein-like isoform X1: MIAVGADSQNPQHASSVASIPLPPLGDELPSLSCDLGDISISSSEIDQFFQSFSEFSLPPDASQMQVETEGSHLSTLTSCDLTSFFFEDLQRPRDLNVENPVQAQFYHNLNPSFVSEDEATMTPTYPGGITPQNISRANSPTWSESSGSMSTSSVPGTPTGTQSQSSKNSNNPLPRHKRPSHKRAEIKRRDKIKTCLDDIKDCIPSLRDKGKLSESAILSKAAEYVRHLKDGCTERGNKAEELRREIECLSTEIHSFQENLPATGLNDEPLPATSLDDLYLQWREENSQRSAKFCIFASITSKLFDTFKEIIGPVTTLNALTAKAQEWQTKFLALPVLRKVILGGMLELSRQDSIVMTPDKLQLQVGASNARVKMEDTFS; the protein is encoded by the exons ATGATTGCTGTGGGTGCCGACTCCCAGAACCCCCAGCATGCATCATCAGTGGCTAGCATTCCTTTACCACCTTTGGGAGATGAG cTTCCCTCCCTAAGTTGTGACCTGGGTGACATTAGCATTTCATCCAGTGAAATTGATCAATTCTTCCAAAGCTTCAGTGAATTTTCACTGCCTCCGGATGCTTCCCAAATGCAAGTGGAAACGGAGGGGTCACACCTGTCAACGCTGACATCATGTGACCTCACTTCATTCTTCTTTGAAGACCTTCAGAGGCCTAGAGATTTGAATGTGGAAAATCCTGTTCAAGCTCAATTTTACCATAACCTCAACCCGTCATTTGTCTCAGAAGATGAAGCTACAATGACACCAACTTATCCTGGTGGCATCACACCTCAGAATATTTCCCGTGCTAATTCACCAACATGGAGTGAAAGCAGTGGGAGTATGAGCACCAGCAGTGTTCCAGGAACCCCTACAGGCACACAGAGTCAGTCTTCCAAGAATAGCAACAACCCTTTACCTAGACACAAGCGACCTTCTCACAAAAGAGCAGAAATAAAGCGCAGGGATAAAATAAAG ACATGTTTAGATGACATCAAAGACTGCATCCCATCATTAAGGGATAAAGGAAAGCTTAGTGAATCTGCAATATTATCAAAAG CGGCTGAATACGTTCGCCATCTGAAAGACGGTTGCACAGAGCGAGGGAACAAAGCAGAAGAGCTTCGCCGTGAGATTGAGTGCCTGAGCACAGAGATTCA TTCATTCCAAGAAAACTTACCAGCGACAGGTTTAAATGATGAACCTCTACCTGCAACTAGCCTGGATGATCTTTATCTACAATGGAGAGAAGAAAATAGTCAACGGTCTGCTAAATTTTGTATA TTTGCTTCTATCACTTCCAAATTGTTTGATACCTTTAAAGAAATCATAGGACCTGTGACTACATTGAATGCATTGACAGCAAAGGCTCAAGAATGGCAGACAAAATTTCTGGCTCTTCCAGTTCTTAGGAAAG TGATTCTTGGAGGTATGCTGGAACTAAGTCGTCAGGACAGTATTGTGATGACACCTGACAAACTGCAGCTACAAGTTGGAGCATCAAACGCCAGGGTCAAGATGGAGGATACCTTCTCATGA
- the LOC106069429 gene encoding MLX-interacting protein-like isoform X4: MLPSLSCDLGDISISSSEIDQFFQSFSEFSLPPDASQMQVETEGSHLSTLTSCDLTSFFFEDLQRPRDLNVENPVQAQFYHNLNPSFVSEDEATMTPTYPGGITPQNISRANSPTWSESSGSMSTSSVPGTPTGTQSQSSKNSNNPLPRHKRPSHKRAEIKRRDKIKTCLDDIKDCIPSLRDKGKLSESAILSKAAEYVRHLKDGCTERGNKAEELRREIECLSTEIHSFQENLPATGLNDEPLPATSLDDLYLQWREENSQRSAKFCIFASITSKLFDTFKEIIGPVTTLNALTAKAQEWQTKFLALPVLRKVILGGMLELSRQDSIVMTPDKLQLQVGASNARVKMEDTFS; this comes from the exons ATG cTTCCCTCCCTAAGTTGTGACCTGGGTGACATTAGCATTTCATCCAGTGAAATTGATCAATTCTTCCAAAGCTTCAGTGAATTTTCACTGCCTCCGGATGCTTCCCAAATGCAAGTGGAAACGGAGGGGTCACACCTGTCAACGCTGACATCATGTGACCTCACTTCATTCTTCTTTGAAGACCTTCAGAGGCCTAGAGATTTGAATGTGGAAAATCCTGTTCAAGCTCAATTTTACCATAACCTCAACCCGTCATTTGTCTCAGAAGATGAAGCTACAATGACACCAACTTATCCTGGTGGCATCACACCTCAGAATATTTCCCGTGCTAATTCACCAACATGGAGTGAAAGCAGTGGGAGTATGAGCACCAGCAGTGTTCCAGGAACCCCTACAGGCACACAGAGTCAGTCTTCCAAGAATAGCAACAACCCTTTACCTAGACACAAGCGACCTTCTCACAAAAGAGCAGAAATAAAGCGCAGGGATAAAATAAAG ACATGTTTAGATGACATCAAAGACTGCATCCCATCATTAAGGGATAAAGGAAAGCTTAGTGAATCTGCAATATTATCAAAAG CGGCTGAATACGTTCGCCATCTGAAAGACGGTTGCACAGAGCGAGGGAACAAAGCAGAAGAGCTTCGCCGTGAGATTGAGTGCCTGAGCACAGAGATTCA TTCATTCCAAGAAAACTTACCAGCGACAGGTTTAAATGATGAACCTCTACCTGCAACTAGCCTGGATGATCTTTATCTACAATGGAGAGAAGAAAATAGTCAACGGTCTGCTAAATTTTGTATA TTTGCTTCTATCACTTCCAAATTGTTTGATACCTTTAAAGAAATCATAGGACCTGTGACTACATTGAATGCATTGACAGCAAAGGCTCAAGAATGGCAGACAAAATTTCTGGCTCTTCCAGTTCTTAGGAAAG TGATTCTTGGAGGTATGCTGGAACTAAGTCGTCAGGACAGTATTGTGATGACACCTGACAAACTGCAGCTACAAGTTGGAGCATCAAACGCCAGGGTCAAGATGGAGGATACCTTCTCATGA
- the LOC106069429 gene encoding MLX-interacting protein-like isoform X2, translating into MTFASLCCLIYEGNFLLKEEDRLPSLSCDLGDISISSSEIDQFFQSFSEFSLPPDASQMQVETEGSHLSTLTSCDLTSFFFEDLQRPRDLNVENPVQAQFYHNLNPSFVSEDEATMTPTYPGGITPQNISRANSPTWSESSGSMSTSSVPGTPTGTQSQSSKNSNNPLPRHKRPSHKRAEIKRRDKIKTCLDDIKDCIPSLRDKGKLSESAILSKAAEYVRHLKDGCTERGNKAEELRREIECLSTEIHSFQENLPATGLNDEPLPATSLDDLYLQWREENSQRSAKFCIFASITSKLFDTFKEIIGPVTTLNALTAKAQEWQTKFLALPVLRKVILGGMLELSRQDSIVMTPDKLQLQVGASNARVKMEDTFS; encoded by the exons ATGACCTTTGCATCACTTTGTTGTCTGATATATGAAGGCAATTTTCTCTTGAAAGAAGAAGACAGG cTTCCCTCCCTAAGTTGTGACCTGGGTGACATTAGCATTTCATCCAGTGAAATTGATCAATTCTTCCAAAGCTTCAGTGAATTTTCACTGCCTCCGGATGCTTCCCAAATGCAAGTGGAAACGGAGGGGTCACACCTGTCAACGCTGACATCATGTGACCTCACTTCATTCTTCTTTGAAGACCTTCAGAGGCCTAGAGATTTGAATGTGGAAAATCCTGTTCAAGCTCAATTTTACCATAACCTCAACCCGTCATTTGTCTCAGAAGATGAAGCTACAATGACACCAACTTATCCTGGTGGCATCACACCTCAGAATATTTCCCGTGCTAATTCACCAACATGGAGTGAAAGCAGTGGGAGTATGAGCACCAGCAGTGTTCCAGGAACCCCTACAGGCACACAGAGTCAGTCTTCCAAGAATAGCAACAACCCTTTACCTAGACACAAGCGACCTTCTCACAAAAGAGCAGAAATAAAGCGCAGGGATAAAATAAAG ACATGTTTAGATGACATCAAAGACTGCATCCCATCATTAAGGGATAAAGGAAAGCTTAGTGAATCTGCAATATTATCAAAAG CGGCTGAATACGTTCGCCATCTGAAAGACGGTTGCACAGAGCGAGGGAACAAAGCAGAAGAGCTTCGCCGTGAGATTGAGTGCCTGAGCACAGAGATTCA TTCATTCCAAGAAAACTTACCAGCGACAGGTTTAAATGATGAACCTCTACCTGCAACTAGCCTGGATGATCTTTATCTACAATGGAGAGAAGAAAATAGTCAACGGTCTGCTAAATTTTGTATA TTTGCTTCTATCACTTCCAAATTGTTTGATACCTTTAAAGAAATCATAGGACCTGTGACTACATTGAATGCATTGACAGCAAAGGCTCAAGAATGGCAGACAAAATTTCTGGCTCTTCCAGTTCTTAGGAAAG TGATTCTTGGAGGTATGCTGGAACTAAGTCGTCAGGACAGTATTGTGATGACACCTGACAAACTGCAGCTACAAGTTGGAGCATCAAACGCCAGGGTCAAGATGGAGGATACCTTCTCATGA
- the LOC106069429 gene encoding MLX-interacting protein-like isoform X3: MYSAAASDYHQHHLPSLSCDLGDISISSSEIDQFFQSFSEFSLPPDASQMQVETEGSHLSTLTSCDLTSFFFEDLQRPRDLNVENPVQAQFYHNLNPSFVSEDEATMTPTYPGGITPQNISRANSPTWSESSGSMSTSSVPGTPTGTQSQSSKNSNNPLPRHKRPSHKRAEIKRRDKIKTCLDDIKDCIPSLRDKGKLSESAILSKAAEYVRHLKDGCTERGNKAEELRREIECLSTEIHSFQENLPATGLNDEPLPATSLDDLYLQWREENSQRSAKFCIFASITSKLFDTFKEIIGPVTTLNALTAKAQEWQTKFLALPVLRKVILGGMLELSRQDSIVMTPDKLQLQVGASNARVKMEDTFS; the protein is encoded by the exons ATGTATAGTGCAGCAGCTAGTGACTACCACCAACACCAT cTTCCCTCCCTAAGTTGTGACCTGGGTGACATTAGCATTTCATCCAGTGAAATTGATCAATTCTTCCAAAGCTTCAGTGAATTTTCACTGCCTCCGGATGCTTCCCAAATGCAAGTGGAAACGGAGGGGTCACACCTGTCAACGCTGACATCATGTGACCTCACTTCATTCTTCTTTGAAGACCTTCAGAGGCCTAGAGATTTGAATGTGGAAAATCCTGTTCAAGCTCAATTTTACCATAACCTCAACCCGTCATTTGTCTCAGAAGATGAAGCTACAATGACACCAACTTATCCTGGTGGCATCACACCTCAGAATATTTCCCGTGCTAATTCACCAACATGGAGTGAAAGCAGTGGGAGTATGAGCACCAGCAGTGTTCCAGGAACCCCTACAGGCACACAGAGTCAGTCTTCCAAGAATAGCAACAACCCTTTACCTAGACACAAGCGACCTTCTCACAAAAGAGCAGAAATAAAGCGCAGGGATAAAATAAAG ACATGTTTAGATGACATCAAAGACTGCATCCCATCATTAAGGGATAAAGGAAAGCTTAGTGAATCTGCAATATTATCAAAAG CGGCTGAATACGTTCGCCATCTGAAAGACGGTTGCACAGAGCGAGGGAACAAAGCAGAAGAGCTTCGCCGTGAGATTGAGTGCCTGAGCACAGAGATTCA TTCATTCCAAGAAAACTTACCAGCGACAGGTTTAAATGATGAACCTCTACCTGCAACTAGCCTGGATGATCTTTATCTACAATGGAGAGAAGAAAATAGTCAACGGTCTGCTAAATTTTGTATA TTTGCTTCTATCACTTCCAAATTGTTTGATACCTTTAAAGAAATCATAGGACCTGTGACTACATTGAATGCATTGACAGCAAAGGCTCAAGAATGGCAGACAAAATTTCTGGCTCTTCCAGTTCTTAGGAAAG TGATTCTTGGAGGTATGCTGGAACTAAGTCGTCAGGACAGTATTGTGATGACACCTGACAAACTGCAGCTACAAGTTGGAGCATCAAACGCCAGGGTCAAGATGGAGGATACCTTCTCATGA